Part of the Microcoleus sp. AS-A8 genome, AATTGGTTAAGTAGAGCAGGCTTGCCCCCCAACTGAGTGACCAATTAGCTTGAGATAAACCCAAGCCAACAACACAAATTGGTGGCATGAGAGCAACAGCGATCGCAGTTCCTGCCAAAGTACCAGAAACTTTGGGCTGAATTTTGGCAAAGCCACTGATTCCACCAGCAGCGACCGCAATTCCTAAGTCTAGTAATGTGGGTTTAGAACGAGCCAGAACTTCGCTCCCAAAGTCTGGCAGTCTTACCAAAGAACCCAGAAACCAAGCTAAAAAAATTGCGAGAATCGTCCCGACTACTACTGCCATTAAACCTTTGCGGAAGAGGACAACGTTGCCTTCTAATGCTCCAAATGCTAATCCTCGGATTGGCAACATCAGAGGAGCAATGATCATGGCACCGATAATTACAGCAGCACTATTGGAAAGAAGCCCAAAGGTAGCAATTACACAGGAGCCTATAATCAATACAAGATAGTTAAGATTGAGAGTTGATTCTTCCAACAAGTCAATTTGTATTTGGTTTAAATCCTGTGGAGCAACCTTTCTCTTGCTGAAATTATTAAAACGCTCCCGAATAGAGTTGAGCAAAATACTCTCCTTGAATCACCTCACTGACAATGACAATGATATTGCCCCTAATGGTTGTCACTTGATACACTCGTCAGTTGGTAGTGATCACAGCTTTTTCCTCATTTATCGCTGCTCTAACGCCTTCACTGCCGCCAAATATTGCTCCTCAATACAAGCGCGATCGCACTCCTGAGATACCTCCTCACGGCTACTATCCTGGAGCACCTGGGCATGACGCAGAAGCGCCGTCCGGTCTTTCTTTTTGTGGGTGTGTGTTGCAATAACGGCTATTGCTTCTAACATTCGGATTCTTACTGCTACATCCGATTTGCTGTATTGCCGAATCTGATTAAAGGCATCATCGGTTAGCCTCGCAAATGTCACCGGGTCGGCAATCACGCGCAGGTTGTTGTCGTCATCGTAACGGTAGGGAGAGGGAAAATCTCTTTCGGCTAGACGGCAGAGTCCTGCGCTTAACTGGTCAATACATTGGATGGCGGTAAACGGATCGTTAATGCCTGGGGAAATGGCACGAAGCGCGACTTCAACGAGTTCGTTGATACAAAACTCTATATCCTGCTGGTCAGTGCGTTCTTTACCCAAGATGAAAACATTATTGATTTGCTGGGTGAGCTTCTCATTAACCCGTTCCCCAGGCCAAACCATTAGTAATTCGCTTCCTTGCACAACAAACTTGCCGGGGCGAAGTTTGAGACGCATCAGGAGGTCTTTGGACTTGGCAACTTTCATCAACTTCTCGTCATCAATTGCCTGAATGTAACCGCTTTGGGTAGCCAGGACTGGTGCAGCTTCTTTGTCGAACCCGACTGGGATTTCCTCAACCCATCGTCGCCTAGTTTCTGGTAGATTTTGCCCCATCTTTTGGGGGAAGAGGCGATTGGTCGCCTTGTCCAGATCGCTGCCGACCTCCCCGATAACGTGCGACGCCTGAATCGTGGTTGAGGCGTGATGGATAAAGTAGATTAGCACGCCGATACTCGCGAGCGCCAGAACGATGGCGACTGTAACCGATATCTGCGGCACAAACACGTTGTAGTTATCCCCCCGGACTGTCCGCAGTACGAGCAAACAGTAGATAAATGTGGCGATGAACGTGCCGAGCACAACCTGATTGCCCGTGTCTTGCATAAAGTTACGCAGCAGTCGCGGACCAAACTGTGAGGATGCCAAAGTGAGAGCAACGATGGTAATCGAGAAGGCAGTACCAGCCACAGTAATCATCGATCCAGCGATGGTTGAAAGCATTGTACGCGCACCATCAGGACCTCCCGTGTAGATCCAAGATAACTTCTCAATTGATCCAGACTTGCCTGCTCGATCCAGAGATAGCATTGTGAACGCCAAAGCGATCGCCATACCAGCCATCAGTGTCGGCACGAACCAGTAGCTGGAGTGGAGTGAGTCCCAAAGTTTGCCTAACTTGATATTTTTCATCGACTATCGTTAACTGCTTGAGGCTCGTCACTTCCATTTCCATTCCTTTGCGCCCGTATTTCGGCAAGCTTCCTGAGTGAACCGCCGATGCTACGTGGCTTCGGCACTTGTTTGTTTCCAGCCGGCCATCCTTCTCGTTGACGTGAGCGATCGCCATCTGTCTCTTCGGTTTGGTCGTGAAAGAGAATCTGTTGCGTCGGGAAGGGCAGGTCAATTCCGTTGGCACTGAGCTTTTTCTTGATTGCAGAAAGAACCTTGTCTCGTGAGTCGAGAGCTTCTGCACGTCGCGGGGGGTTGATCCACCACCGGGCGCGGATGTTCACGGTACTTTCAGCAAGTTCCATTACCAAGGCATCGGGGGAGGGTTCCCTCAAGACATCATCCACGCTGGCGATCGCTTCCAAAATCAACTCCTTCGCTTGGTCAATATCGTCTCCATAGCCAATGCCAACATCATACTGAAGACGGCGGTTATCGAAGGCAGTATTCACCATCACTGAATTGGTGAACAGTTCAGCGTTCGGAATAACAATCCGGCGTCCATCATAAGTTCTGATTGTCGTGGCGCGTGTTTGGATATTTTCAACCGTTCCCTCGAAACTTTTGAAGACGATTTGGTCATCGATTTGGAACGGTTCAGTTAAAAGAATCAAAATCCCAGCCAGAAAGTTCTGAAGGATGTCGCGGAACGCAAAACCAATTGCCACACCACTAATACCCAGCAGTTGAACCAAATCTCCTGCCTTGAATGACGGAATAACAATGGATAACGCGACAAATAGACCGACTAAAATGGTAATTCCTTGGGACAAACGTCCGAGTACCAGCCCTAGATTCCGTGCCTGCCGATGCCTTCGGGTCAGGCGTCTGACCAGCGACCTGATACCCCTCGCCGCCAAATAAAAGAGCGCAAAGACGATTATCGCTAAGGCAATATTTGGCAGCATCAGTACCAGGCTGTCGATCATTGCCTGAATTTTTCCCCACGCTGTTGTTACTGAGTCTTTGGGATTCATAACTCCTCCACTTCAATCAAAGGTTGTGAATATTAATAACAATTAAAATTAATCTGACTACTCGTAGTATTGAAGCTTTCCGAGCAAAGCAGTGCGGGTTTTAGAAGAAAAAATAGCTTTAAATTTACTTTAATTCTTGAAATCAGT contains:
- a CDS encoding mechanosensitive ion channel family protein, with product MNPKDSVTTAWGKIQAMIDSLVLMLPNIALAIIVFALFYLAARGIRSLVRRLTRRHRQARNLGLVLGRLSQGITILVGLFVALSIVIPSFKAGDLVQLLGISGVAIGFAFRDILQNFLAGILILLTEPFQIDDQIVFKSFEGTVENIQTRATTIRTYDGRRIVIPNAELFTNSVMVNTAFDNRRLQYDVGIGYGDDIDQAKELILEAIASVDDVLREPSPDALVMELAESTVNIRARWWINPPRRAEALDSRDKVLSAIKKKLSANGIDLPFPTQQILFHDQTEETDGDRSRQREGWPAGNKQVPKPRSIGGSLRKLAEIRAQRNGNGSDEPQAVNDSR
- a CDS encoding DUF2254 domain-containing protein, which produces MKNIKLGKLWDSLHSSYWFVPTLMAGMAIALAFTMLSLDRAGKSGSIEKLSWIYTGGPDGARTMLSTIAGSMITVAGTAFSITIVALTLASSQFGPRLLRNFMQDTGNQVVLGTFIATFIYCLLVLRTVRGDNYNVFVPQISVTVAIVLALASIGVLIYFIHHASTTIQASHVIGEVGSDLDKATNRLFPQKMGQNLPETRRRWVEEIPVGFDKEAAPVLATQSGYIQAIDDEKLMKVAKSKDLLMRLKLRPGKFVVQGSELLMVWPGERVNEKLTQQINNVFILGKERTDQQDIEFCINELVEVALRAISPGINDPFTAIQCIDQLSAGLCRLAERDFPSPYRYDDDNNLRVIADPVTFARLTDDAFNQIRQYSKSDVAVRIRMLEAIAVIATHTHKKKDRTALLRHAQVLQDSSREEVSQECDRACIEEQYLAAVKALEQR
- a CDS encoding DUF389 domain-containing protein translates to MLNSIRERFNNFSKRKVAPQDLNQIQIDLLEESTLNLNYLVLIIGSCVIATFGLLSNSAAVIIGAMIIAPLMLPIRGLAFGALEGNVVLFRKGLMAVVVGTILAIFLAWFLGSLVRLPDFGSEVLARSKPTLLDLGIAVAAGGISGFAKIQPKVSGTLAGTAIAVALMPPICVVGLGLSQANWSLSWGASLLYLTNLLGITLSCMLTFLMAGYTPLYRAHKALGWALALTAILLIPLGVSFAELIRQAQLEASLKRALLNRTITFQRVELIKSESNWLTNPPEVRLTVRSSQVLTPKQVQLLEAFVEKEMGQKFTLIFQVSQVEEVRREKLNKSSSKPKP